A stretch of Natronococcus sp. CG52 DNA encodes these proteins:
- a CDS encoding DUF7124 domain-containing protein has protein sequence MTERIDLDDLDVGDDEEETDEPNPGDWLWRGEGSPEEEPDQPQTTGPAVEQRETDSESPDEAASVPAADEPDVESDASSQPAPHVPRANRDGPVGIPTQSGGAGAGGSSDKTGTTAEPRPAGSAADGPHGGGVDDMTVAFTFRAVQRLATPAAVFADAYSWADWIGIVGDVDTHAITKFQRSHTVDADFFTGSGTTPSERLREIDRTSMFYAERMVVIGTTEDEAIAEAADWEFIPLETAAEKAGWELES, from the coding sequence ATGACTGAACGAATCGATCTCGACGACCTCGACGTGGGGGACGACGAGGAGGAGACCGACGAACCGAACCCCGGCGACTGGCTCTGGCGCGGCGAGGGCAGTCCCGAGGAGGAACCGGATCAGCCCCAGACCACCGGACCTGCGGTCGAGCAGCGAGAGACGGACTCGGAGTCGCCGGACGAGGCGGCGAGCGTTCCCGCAGCAGACGAACCCGACGTCGAGAGTGACGCCTCGTCACAGCCCGCGCCGCACGTCCCGCGGGCGAACAGGGACGGGCCCGTCGGCATCCCGACGCAGAGCGGCGGCGCGGGAGCCGGCGGTTCGAGCGACAAGACGGGAACGACGGCCGAGCCGCGACCGGCGGGATCGGCTGCCGACGGCCCCCACGGCGGCGGCGTCGACGACATGACGGTCGCCTTCACGTTCCGGGCGGTCCAGCGGCTGGCGACCCCCGCGGCCGTCTTCGCGGACGCTTACTCCTGGGCCGACTGGATCGGCATCGTCGGCGACGTCGACACCCACGCGATCACGAAGTTCCAGCGGAGCCACACCGTCGACGCGGACTTCTTCACCGGCAGCGGGACGACTCCGAGCGAGCGACTGCGGGAAATCGACCGCACCTCGATGTTCTACGCGGAACGGATGGTTGTCATCGGCACTACTGAGGACGAGGCGATCGCCGAGGCCGCCGACTGGGAGTTCATCCCGCTCGAGACGGCGGCCGAAAAGGCCGGCTGGGAGCTCGAGTCCTGA
- a CDS encoding aldehyde ferredoxin oxidoreductase family protein, whose product MVLGETVVRVDLADESVRSEPVPESWRRKYVGGKGLGARYLYEELAAGAAPLGDENVLCFLTGPLTGYLPGEQRYVVVTKSPLTGAFLDSYAGGSMAGRLAGSLGDHAGIVVSGRADRPVALSITDGEVSIEPAEEWWGLDARETDERVPDAAVACIGPAGENGVSYATIASDGGDHHAGRGGAGAVMGAKRLKALVAHDDPPELDDDLRDLRERYEAAFATDDTGRWHAASETVETLDFANEVGVLPTHGWQEGRFEGADGIGIEAVRDAAHDRERADDPVPGGFQVESGDGESVPRGSTPISLGAGLGIDDFDAVATLGSICDRLSLDVISGGNAVAWAIRASETGLLERDLSFGDEDDARQLIEEIASRSTSLGDTLADGLDAAADEYGGDDLIPSVKGMALPSYDPRGASAMALAYATSDRGACHRRARPVEVEALEGTDWNHTDRVDAVIAEQDRRAVLWSLVADDFFGEALSATLGADWLAAIGREYEPEELRRIGARIWTLIRLFNVREGFTREDDALPQRLTEPLEGGPNDGAAIAPESFDRTLECYYDRRGWDEHGRPTRETIERYELEVLEFDPSTHRVSDDD is encoded by the coding sequence ATGGTACTGGGGGAGACCGTCGTTCGCGTCGATCTCGCGGACGAGTCCGTGCGGAGTGAACCGGTGCCGGAGTCGTGGCGCCGGAAGTACGTCGGCGGCAAGGGCCTCGGCGCGCGCTACCTGTACGAGGAACTGGCGGCCGGCGCCGCTCCGCTCGGCGACGAGAACGTGCTCTGTTTTCTCACCGGACCGCTGACCGGGTATCTCCCGGGAGAGCAGCGGTACGTCGTCGTGACGAAATCCCCGTTGACGGGCGCGTTTCTGGACTCCTACGCGGGAGGATCGATGGCCGGACGCCTCGCCGGATCGCTCGGCGACCACGCCGGAATCGTCGTCTCCGGTCGCGCCGATCGTCCCGTCGCGCTCTCGATCACCGACGGCGAGGTCTCGATCGAACCCGCCGAGGAGTGGTGGGGACTCGACGCTCGAGAAACCGACGAGCGGGTCCCCGACGCCGCGGTCGCGTGTATCGGTCCCGCCGGGGAGAACGGCGTCTCGTACGCCACGATCGCCTCGGACGGCGGCGATCACCACGCCGGTCGCGGCGGCGCGGGCGCGGTGATGGGAGCGAAACGGCTGAAGGCGCTCGTCGCGCACGACGACCCGCCGGAACTCGACGACGACCTCCGCGACCTCCGCGAACGGTACGAGGCGGCGTTCGCCACCGACGACACCGGCCGCTGGCACGCCGCCAGCGAGACCGTCGAGACGCTAGACTTCGCGAACGAGGTCGGGGTCCTCCCGACCCACGGCTGGCAGGAGGGCCGGTTCGAGGGCGCCGACGGGATCGGCATCGAGGCGGTTCGCGACGCCGCCCACGACCGCGAGCGCGCCGACGATCCCGTTCCCGGTGGCTTTCAGGTCGAGAGCGGCGACGGCGAGAGCGTGCCGCGGGGCTCGACGCCGATCTCGCTCGGCGCGGGCCTGGGCATCGACGACTTCGACGCCGTCGCGACGCTCGGCTCGATCTGCGACCGACTGTCGCTGGACGTGATCTCCGGCGGCAACGCCGTCGCGTGGGCGATCCGCGCGAGCGAGACGGGACTGCTCGAGCGCGATCTCTCGTTCGGCGACGAGGACGACGCCCGCCAGCTTATCGAGGAAATCGCGTCGCGCTCGACGTCGCTCGGCGACACCCTCGCCGACGGGCTCGACGCGGCGGCCGACGAGTACGGCGGCGACGACCTGATCCCGTCGGTGAAGGGAATGGCGCTGCCGTCGTACGATCCGCGCGGGGCGTCGGCGATGGCCCTCGCGTACGCGACGAGCGATCGCGGCGCCTGCCACCGTCGCGCCCGCCCGGTCGAGGTGGAGGCGCTCGAGGGAACCGACTGGAACCACACCGACCGCGTGGACGCGGTGATCGCGGAACAGGACCGCCGGGCGGTGCTCTGGAGTCTCGTCGCCGACGACTTCTTCGGCGAGGCGCTGTCGGCGACGCTCGGCGCGGACTGGCTCGCGGCGATCGGTCGCGAGTACGAACCCGAGGAGCTTCGCCGGATCGGCGCGCGAATCTGGACGCTGATCCGGCTGTTCAACGTCCGCGAGGGGTTCACGCGCGAGGACGACGCGCTGCCGCAGCGACTGACCGAACCGCTCGAGGGCGGACCGAACGACGGCGCGGCGATCGCCCCCGAGTCGTTCGATCGAACCCTCGAGTGCTACTACGACCGGCGCGGCTGGGACGAACACGGCCGACCGACGCGCGAGACGATCGAACGGTACGAACTCGAGGTCCTCGAGTTCGACCCATCTACGCACAGAGTATCCGACGATGACTGA
- the yqeC gene encoding selenium cofactor biosynthesis protein YqeC, translating into MDLVKALHADGNLTCVVGAGGKKSTLYALAARLERAVVTATVRIPPFEERVSDVTVTDRPLDAIRSTDAWPIGVVAGREGSDRYLGYDPETVDDFARDLEADVSVVVKADGARTRWFKAPDEDEPQLPAATDVVVPIASAKIVGEQLDEEHVHRPERVAALTDLEPGDRISATDVATVLTSDRGGCKDVPDSAAVVPLINMVDTPALEETAREIAGEIRDRRDVSRVVLTRLIDDDPVVDVV; encoded by the coding sequence GTGGATCTCGTGAAAGCGCTGCACGCGGACGGCAACCTGACCTGCGTCGTCGGAGCCGGCGGCAAGAAATCGACGCTCTACGCGCTCGCCGCCCGCCTCGAGCGCGCGGTCGTGACCGCGACCGTTCGAATTCCGCCCTTCGAGGAGCGAGTGAGTGACGTGACGGTGACGGACCGCCCGCTCGATGCGATCCGATCGACCGACGCGTGGCCGATCGGCGTCGTCGCGGGCCGCGAGGGATCGGACCGCTACCTCGGCTACGATCCCGAGACCGTCGACGACTTCGCGCGAGACCTCGAGGCGGACGTCTCGGTCGTCGTCAAGGCCGACGGCGCGCGGACGCGCTGGTTCAAGGCTCCCGACGAGGACGAACCGCAACTGCCGGCCGCGACCGACGTCGTCGTCCCGATCGCGAGCGCCAAGATCGTCGGCGAGCAACTGGACGAGGAACACGTCCACCGCCCCGAGCGGGTCGCGGCGCTCACCGACCTCGAGCCCGGCGATCGGATCTCGGCGACCGACGTCGCGACGGTCCTGACGAGCGACCGGGGCGGCTGCAAGGACGTTCCCGACAGTGCGGCCGTCGTTCCACTGATAAACATGGTAGATACGCCCGCACTCGAGGAGACGGCCCGCGAGATTGCGGGGGAGATCCGCGACCGGCGAGACGTTTCGCGCGTCGTCCTCACCCGACTGATCGACGACGATCCGGTCGTCGACGTCGTCTGA
- a CDS encoding S8 family peptidase, which yields MTITVPGRAVSGLRQNPNVRYVEENGRMHALAQETPWGVERIDAPEAHEAGETGEGADVAIVDTGIDSTHEALEDVLGEGRAFTECTENCRGGPFGGGNGNDCNENWDDDNDHGTHCAGTAVAPDDGVGVVGVATQATLHAVKVLECDGSGSFSDIAAGIEYTADQGWDVCSMSLGGSQSDAVSDAVTYAHERGVFLVAAAGNDGPCSDCVGYPAAEPEVVAISATDDDDNLADFSSTGPEIELAAPGEDVYSTVAGGYDTFSGTSMACPHVAGAAGHLMSNGYTHEETRDRLRETAEDIGLEDNEQGHGLLDVASALDV from the coding sequence ATGACGATCACAGTCCCAGGACGGGCAGTATCGGGGCTCCGACAGAACCCGAACGTGCGGTACGTGGAAGAAAACGGTCGAATGCACGCCCTCGCCCAGGAGACTCCCTGGGGAGTCGAACGAATCGATGCGCCGGAGGCTCACGAGGCCGGTGAAACTGGAGAGGGCGCAGACGTTGCGATCGTCGATACCGGTATCGATTCGACGCACGAAGCCCTCGAGGACGTCCTCGGCGAGGGGCGGGCGTTTACCGAATGCACCGAAAACTGTCGCGGTGGCCCGTTCGGTGGCGGCAACGGCAACGACTGTAACGAAAACTGGGACGACGATAACGACCACGGGACGCACTGTGCGGGGACGGCCGTCGCACCCGACGACGGTGTCGGAGTCGTCGGTGTCGCCACTCAGGCGACGCTCCACGCCGTAAAGGTGCTCGAGTGTGACGGCAGCGGGTCGTTCTCCGATATCGCGGCCGGTATCGAGTATACGGCCGACCAGGGCTGGGACGTCTGTAGCATGAGCCTCGGCGGAAGCCAGTCCGATGCCGTCTCCGATGCGGTCACGTACGCTCACGAACGCGGTGTCTTCCTGGTAGCAGCAGCGGGCAACGACGGTCCGTGTTCGGATTGCGTGGGCTACCCTGCTGCAGAACCGGAAGTGGTCGCTATCAGCGCCACCGATGACGACGACAATCTCGCGGACTTCTCCTCGACCGGCCCGGAGATCGAACTCGCGGCGCCGGGCGAAGACGTGTATTCGACGGTCGCCGGCGGCTACGATACGTTCTCGGGAACGTCGATGGCGTGTCCGCACGTCGCCGGCGCGGCGGGCCACCTCATGTCCAACGGGTACACCCACGAGGAAACGCGTGATCGACTCCGCGAGACGGCCGAGGATATCGGTCTCGAGGACAACGAGCAAGGTCACGGTCTCCTCGACGTTGCCAGTGCTCTAGACGTATAG
- a CDS encoding glycosyltransferase family 4 protein, producing MRVAFVSAETVHHRDTETNRRFRTVVDLLESRGHDVHVFCTQFWPGARATLERDGITYHGVSVGLEAYRSFLLRVPFVLARARPDVVHASARPPGQVLAASLGASVARSPFVVEWYGDDEVADDRLTQLAAGRPDRIVTPSELVGTRVRERGADGSAVDAVPNPIDLERIESVPPGDPVDVIYARRLDEGANLESLLLALAELRRRGWRATVVGDGPERDAYERLASDLRIDDRVAFVGDLSLEERIAAYRGAHVFAQTAERCAFPTELLRGLAAGCVGIVEYHANSSAHELVEGWDRGFRTTSEEELTDAIRAAGDLEHRTLEESFADYDRDAIACRYLEQYRTLRDEHGMV from the coding sequence ATGCGCGTCGCGTTCGTCTCGGCCGAAACGGTTCACCATCGCGATACCGAGACGAATCGACGCTTCCGAACCGTCGTCGATCTCCTCGAGTCGCGAGGACACGACGTTCACGTGTTCTGCACCCAGTTCTGGCCCGGAGCACGAGCGACGCTCGAGCGCGATGGGATCACGTATCACGGCGTCTCGGTCGGTCTCGAAGCGTATCGATCCTTTCTCCTCCGAGTGCCGTTCGTCCTGGCGAGGGCCCGACCCGACGTGGTCCACGCGAGCGCACGGCCGCCGGGACAGGTCCTCGCGGCCAGCCTGGGCGCGTCGGTCGCCCGTTCTCCGTTCGTCGTCGAGTGGTACGGAGACGACGAAGTCGCCGACGATCGATTGACGCAGTTAGCGGCGGGCCGCCCCGACCGGATCGTCACCCCCTCGGAACTCGTGGGGACGCGGGTGCGCGAACGGGGTGCCGACGGCAGCGCCGTCGACGCCGTGCCGAACCCGATCGATCTCGAGCGGATCGAGTCCGTTCCGCCCGGCGACCCCGTCGACGTGATCTACGCGCGGCGACTCGACGAGGGCGCGAACCTCGAGAGCCTGCTGCTGGCGCTCGCGGAGCTTCGACGGCGCGGCTGGAGGGCGACCGTCGTCGGTGACGGCCCCGAGCGCGACGCCTACGAACGGCTCGCAAGCGATCTCCGGATCGACGATCGGGTCGCGTTCGTCGGCGATCTGTCGCTCGAGGAGCGCATCGCCGCCTACCGCGGCGCCCACGTTTTCGCACAGACGGCCGAGCGCTGCGCTTTTCCGACGGAACTGCTCCGAGGGCTCGCGGCCGGCTGCGTCGGGATCGTCGAGTACCACGCGAACTCCAGCGCCCACGAACTCGTCGAGGGATGGGACCGCGGCTTCCGGACGACCAGCGAGGAGGAACTCACCGACGCCATCCGCGCGGCGGGCGATCTCGAACACCGAACGCTCGAAGAGTCGTTCGCCGACTACGACCGCGACGCAATCGCCTGCCGATACCTCGAGCAGTACCGAACTCTGCGGGACGAACACGGGATGGTGTAG
- a CDS encoding S9 family peptidase produces the protein MGTYDIERYLNIRSAYGASFGPSGERLSFLMDTTGVSQVWTVTDPREWPEQRTFYDEQISFASWSPERAELVFGMDEGGNERAQLHRLDAETGEIENLTAMPDAKHRWGGWSHDGERFAFTSNRRDEAVFDVYVQNRDETGEEATLVHEGDGWLSLSGWSPDDSRLLVSKAYSNFDQDLSVLDLESGELEVLTPHEGDVRYQSASWAPDGESIYLVTDEGDADTLYLAYLDLESGELEPVVDSGRWNVDGIALDDETGRFVYSQNVEGYTELTVGEFDAGDPTEFETFPEPDLPGGISGGVSFDPDAERFALSTTGDTVNTNVFVVDIETGETERWTDAPTAGIPRASFDESDLVHVESFDDLEVPGFFTLPDDHEDGNTSVVVDIHGGPESQRRPSFSSVKQYFLDRGYAYFEPNVRGSAGYGADYAALDDVEKRMDSVADIEACVEWLQDHPAVDPDRITAMGGSYGGFMVLAALTEYPDLWAAGVDIVGIANFVTFLENTGDWRRELREAEYGSLEEDREFLEDISPTNNIGNIEAPLFVLHGENDPRVPVGEAEQIAEKAEAQGVSVRKLIFEDEGHGFSKLENRIEAYSAIADFLDEHV, from the coding sequence ATGGGAACCTACGACATCGAACGCTATCTCAATATCCGCAGCGCCTACGGCGCCTCGTTCGGTCCCTCGGGCGAGCGACTCTCGTTTCTGATGGACACGACGGGCGTTTCGCAGGTCTGGACGGTCACCGACCCTCGCGAGTGGCCCGAGCAGCGAACCTTCTACGACGAGCAGATCAGCTTCGCCTCCTGGTCGCCGGAGCGAGCCGAACTGGTCTTCGGAATGGACGAGGGTGGCAACGAGCGCGCCCAGCTGCACCGTCTCGACGCCGAAACGGGCGAGATCGAGAATCTGACGGCGATGCCCGACGCGAAACACCGCTGGGGCGGCTGGAGCCACGACGGCGAGCGATTCGCGTTCACCTCGAACCGCCGCGACGAGGCCGTCTTCGACGTCTACGTCCAGAACCGGGACGAGACCGGTGAGGAGGCGACGCTCGTCCACGAGGGCGACGGCTGGCTCTCGCTCTCCGGCTGGAGCCCCGACGACTCCCGGCTGCTCGTCTCGAAGGCGTACTCCAACTTCGACCAGGATCTCTCCGTGCTCGACCTCGAGAGCGGCGAGCTCGAGGTCCTCACGCCCCACGAGGGCGACGTCCGCTACCAGAGCGCGAGCTGGGCACCCGACGGCGAGAGTATCTACCTGGTCACCGACGAGGGCGACGCCGACACGCTCTACCTGGCCTACCTCGACCTCGAGAGCGGCGAGCTCGAGCCCGTCGTCGACAGCGGACGGTGGAACGTCGACGGCATCGCGCTGGACGACGAGACTGGCCGGTTCGTCTACTCACAGAACGTCGAGGGTTACACCGAGTTGACGGTCGGCGAGTTCGACGCGGGCGATCCGACCGAGTTCGAGACGTTCCCCGAGCCGGATCTTCCGGGCGGCATCTCCGGCGGCGTGAGCTTCGACCCCGACGCCGAGCGCTTCGCGCTGTCGACGACCGGCGATACGGTCAACACGAACGTCTTCGTGGTCGATATCGAGACCGGCGAGACCGAGCGCTGGACCGACGCCCCGACGGCGGGCATCCCGCGAGCGTCGTTCGACGAATCCGACCTCGTCCACGTCGAGAGTTTTGATGACCTCGAGGTGCCCGGCTTCTTTACCCTGCCGGACGACCACGAAGACGGAAATACGTCCGTCGTCGTCGACATCCACGGCGGCCCCGAGAGCCAGCGTCGGCCGTCGTTCTCGAGCGTCAAGCAGTACTTCCTCGACAGGGGGTACGCCTACTTCGAACCGAACGTCCGCGGCTCGGCAGGGTACGGTGCCGACTACGCCGCCCTCGACGACGTCGAGAAGCGGATGGACTCCGTCGCGGACATCGAGGCCTGCGTCGAGTGGCTCCAAGATCATCCCGCGGTCGATCCCGACCGGATCACCGCCATGGGCGGCTCCTACGGCGGCTTCATGGTGCTGGCCGCGCTGACGGAGTACCCCGATCTCTGGGCGGCGGGGGTCGACATCGTCGGCATCGCCAACTTCGTCACGTTCCTCGAAAATACTGGAGACTGGCGCCGCGAACTGCGCGAGGCGGAGTACGGTAGCCTCGAGGAGGACCGCGAGTTCCTCGAGGATATCTCGCCGACCAACAACATCGGGAACATCGAGGCGCCGCTGTTCGTCCTCCACGGCGAGAACGACCCCCGAGTTCCCGTCGGCGAGGCCGAACAGATCGCCGAGAAGGCCGAAGCGCAGGGCGTGTCGGTTCGAAAACTGATTTTCGAGGACGAGGGCCACGGCTTCTCGAAGCTCGAGAACCGCATCGAGGCCTACTCGGCGATCGCGGACTTCCTCGACGAACACGTCTGA
- a CDS encoding ABC transporter ATP-binding protein, whose amino-acid sequence MPAIETSALTKRYGEDVLAVSDLDLTVESGEIFGFLGPNGAGKSTTINTLLDFVRPTSGTATVLGHDTRDETERIRERIGVLPEGATLYERLTAREHLEWVIETKDAADTPDEILERVDLLEDAERTAGGYSKGMRQRLGLGMALVGDPDLLILDEPSSGLDPTGIQDMRELLREEAASGTTVFFSSHILSEVEAVCDRVGIMNEGELVALDTIESLRDESAGSATIDVELATVPDDLDVASIGGVQQVTVEGNVVTAACTDSSVKVDVVRYLDERATVTDILSADTSLEQLFNRYTGASSGTGTDETVVPEVIA is encoded by the coding sequence ATGCCTGCCATCGAGACGTCCGCCCTGACGAAACGGTACGGCGAGGACGTTCTCGCCGTCTCGGATCTCGATCTGACCGTCGAGAGCGGGGAGATTTTCGGTTTCCTCGGCCCGAACGGCGCCGGAAAGTCGACGACGATCAACACGTTGCTCGATTTCGTCCGACCGACGTCGGGAACCGCGACGGTCCTCGGTCACGACACTCGCGACGAGACCGAACGCATCCGCGAGCGGATCGGCGTTCTCCCCGAGGGGGCGACCCTCTACGAACGGCTCACGGCTCGCGAACACCTCGAGTGGGTGATCGAGACGAAAGACGCCGCCGACACGCCCGACGAAATTCTCGAACGCGTGGACCTGCTCGAGGACGCCGAACGAACGGCGGGCGGCTACTCGAAGGGAATGCGCCAGCGGCTAGGGCTCGGGATGGCCCTGGTCGGCGACCCCGACCTGCTGATTCTGGACGAACCCTCCTCCGGACTGGACCCGACCGGGATCCAGGACATGCGCGAACTCCTCCGCGAGGAGGCGGCGTCGGGCACGACGGTGTTCTTTTCGAGTCACATCCTCTCGGAGGTCGAGGCGGTCTGTGACCGCGTCGGCATCATGAACGAGGGAGAACTCGTCGCCCTCGACACGATCGAGAGTCTTCGGGACGAATCCGCTGGAAGCGCTACGATCGACGTCGAACTCGCGACGGTTCCGGACGACCTCGACGTGGCGTCGATCGGCGGCGTCCAGCAGGTCACGGTCGAGGGGAACGTCGTTACCGCGGCCTGCACGGACTCGAGCGTGAAAGTCGACGTCGTCCGCTACCTCGACGAGCGGGCGACCGTCACGGATATCCTCTCGGCGGACACGTCGCTCGAGCAACTGTTCAACCGGTACACTGGGGCGTCGAGTGGGACCGGGACCGACGAAACCGTCGTCCCGGAGGTGATCGCGTGA
- a CDS encoding ABC transporter permease subunit, with the protein MNVVSVAKRDFLDVRRAKLVWAPAALYVLFMLLFYWGQSNSSEPEFYWVLWNLAGLGGALVIPLVALVAAYLSIAGERESGSVKYQLSLPVSRTDVVLGKLLARSAVVTTALLVAFAVGIVAAWVLVPDMSLEYGEYAAFTGLTLLYALAYVCIAVGISAATASRSRAMAGAIGFFFVFNLVWNFLPVGPVRMIEFVFDRLGVDYTETLLEFVFSLSPTGAYLNGMGLVFPEDFGPLHAAGAGTGVGDPFYVQDWFMLVILLGWVVLPLAIGRWRLERADLG; encoded by the coding sequence GTGAACGTCGTCTCGGTCGCGAAGCGGGACTTCCTCGACGTCCGCCGGGCAAAACTCGTCTGGGCGCCCGCCGCGCTCTACGTCCTCTTCATGCTCCTCTTTTATTGGGGCCAGAGCAACAGTTCCGAGCCGGAGTTCTACTGGGTGCTGTGGAACCTGGCCGGCCTCGGCGGCGCGCTCGTGATTCCGCTCGTCGCCCTGGTCGCGGCGTATCTCTCGATCGCGGGCGAACGCGAGTCGGGCAGCGTCAAGTACCAGCTGAGTCTGCCCGTCTCCCGGACCGACGTCGTGTTAGGGAAGCTGCTGGCTCGATCGGCCGTCGTCACCACCGCGCTCCTCGTCGCGTTCGCCGTCGGGATCGTCGCCGCCTGGGTGCTGGTCCCCGACATGAGCCTCGAGTACGGCGAGTACGCGGCCTTTACCGGACTGACGCTCCTGTACGCGCTGGCGTACGTCTGTATCGCCGTCGGCATCTCGGCGGCGACGGCGAGTCGATCGCGGGCGATGGCCGGCGCCATCGGCTTTTTCTTCGTCTTCAACCTGGTCTGGAACTTCCTGCCGGTCGGTCCCGTCCGGATGATCGAGTTCGTCTTCGACCGTCTCGGGGTCGACTACACCGAGACCCTCCTCGAGTTCGTCTTCAGCCTGAGCCCGACCGGGGCCTACCTCAACGGGATGGGACTGGTCTTCCCGGAGGACTTCGGGCCGCTCCATGCCGCCGGTGCCGGCACCGGCGTCGGCGATCCGTTCTACGTCCAGGACTGGTTCATGCTGGTCATCCTGCTGGGCTGGGTCGTCCTGCCGCTCGCGATCGGTCGATGGCGCCTCGAGCGCGCGGACCTCGGCTGA
- a CDS encoding NAD(P)-dependent glycerol-1-phosphate dehydrogenase has translation MFEKSTWIRLPRNVIVGHDVLSNVVDVVDELHLQGTPLFVTSPTPRRVAADPIAADFEAVGIEPAIVTIESATFDAVERVIETAEAEDPSYLVGVGGGKAIDIAKMASDHLDMGFLSVPTAASHDGIVSNRGSVPDGDTRHSVAAEPPLAVVADTGVLAEAPWELTTAGCADIISNYTAVMDWRLAKRLKDVEYSEYSAALSEMTAEILVDNADLVRPGLEESAWIVTKALVSSGVAMSIAGSSRPASGAEHLFSHQLDRLEPGTALHGHQVGVGSIMTAYLHGGERGIWRDIRDALASIDAPTTAAELGIDDETVIEALTTCHAIRDRYTILGDGMNERAAREVATKTGVID, from the coding sequence ATGTTCGAGAAGTCGACGTGGATTCGACTCCCGCGGAACGTGATCGTCGGACACGACGTGCTGTCGAACGTCGTCGACGTCGTCGACGAACTCCACCTTCAGGGGACGCCGCTGTTCGTGACCAGTCCGACACCGCGCCGCGTCGCCGCCGATCCGATCGCGGCCGATTTCGAGGCCGTCGGCATCGAACCGGCGATCGTCACGATCGAGTCGGCGACGTTCGACGCGGTCGAGCGAGTGATCGAAACCGCCGAGGCCGAGGATCCGTCCTACCTCGTCGGCGTCGGCGGCGGCAAGGCGATCGACATCGCGAAGATGGCCAGCGACCACCTCGATATGGGCTTTCTCTCGGTGCCGACGGCGGCCAGCCACGACGGCATCGTCAGCAACCGCGGCTCGGTTCCGGACGGCGATACGCGCCACAGCGTCGCGGCCGAACCGCCGCTCGCGGTCGTCGCCGACACCGGGGTCCTGGCCGAAGCGCCCTGGGAGCTGACGACGGCCGGCTGTGCGGACATCATCTCGAACTACACCGCGGTGATGGACTGGCGGCTCGCGAAGCGGCTCAAGGACGTCGAGTACTCCGAGTACTCGGCCGCGCTCTCGGAGATGACCGCCGAGATCCTCGTCGACAACGCCGACCTCGTCCGGCCGGGACTCGAGGAGTCGGCCTGGATCGTCACCAAGGCGCTGGTCTCCTCGGGCGTCGCGATGAGCATCGCCGGCTCCTCGCGACCGGCGAGCGGGGCCGAACACCTCTTCTCCCATCAGCTCGATCGACTGGAGCCCGGGACTGCCCTGCACGGCCATCAGGTCGGCGTCGGCTCGATCATGACCGCCTACCTCCACGGTGGAGAACGCGGCATCTGGCGGGACATCCGGGACGCCCTCGCGAGTATCGACGCGCCGACGACCGCGGCCGAACTCGGCATCGACGACGAAACCGTGATCGAGGCGCTGACGACCTGCCACGCGATCCGCGACCGCTACACGATCCTCGGCGACGGGATGAACGAGCGGGCCGCTCGAGAGGTCGCGACGAAGACGGGCGTCATCGACTGA